The proteins below come from a single Miscanthus floridulus cultivar M001 chromosome 1, ASM1932011v1, whole genome shotgun sequence genomic window:
- the LOC136457184 gene encoding uncharacterized protein encodes MAAPSSGGDSGSGASAAAAATKLRDEALAAAKALEVEAASLRDSNQARSAQLKEEADLLKSAAAAQERVRAAAVALDLEREQADLLEQQAAALRARLHPEHHHDDDSEGDADSISTATAAVAHLHSQAAAVQNIKNLIPIVLDLQASNYSKWRGYILLILGRFALKDHVLSDAIHPHDAAWFRMDCVVVSWIFNTIAPDLLDVVHERDGITAWAAWLSLEQQFFNNRESRAMLLDAEFRTLCQGALSVDEYCRKMKNMADALADLGEPVLDRTLVLNVLRGLNERFQFMSQLVTRQKPFPSFTDVHADLRLAELNMASPSAPPSALVTAPSSRPPAPSPTPQRPPQPAGGQQLGHTPAPSRHPQAAGGQQSGNGNNRGRRRRGGRGQGGAQASTQAGPPSGQQWPSFFNPWTGSIQMWPGSNLGGSRGPPPHVPPPPPPQHALMAGVPPGYFAPPPVPGAYYQAPQQAPTSTW; translated from the coding sequence ATGGCTGCTCCTTCCTCCGGCGGCGATTCCGGCTCCGGCGCCTCGGCTGCCGCCGCCGCGACCAAGCTCCGCGACGAGGCGCTCGCCGCCGCCAAGGCTCTGGAAGTTGAGGCCGCCTCCCTGCGCGACTCCAACCAGGCGCGCAGCGCCCAACTCAAGGAGGAGGCGGACCTCCTcaagtccgccgccgccgcccaggagCGGGTCCGCGCTGCTGCCGTCGCTCTCGACTTGGAGCGCGAGCAGGCCGACCTGCTGGAGCAGCAGGCCGCGGCCCTCCGCGCACGACTCCACCCCGAGCACCACCACGACGACGACTCGGAGGGCGACGCCGACTCCATCTCCACGGCGACTGCGGCTGTTGCCCACCTTCATAGCCAGGCGGCTGCTGTGCAGAACATCAAGAACCTCATCCCTATTGTTCTTGATTTGCAAGCCTCAAACTACTCCAAATGGCGTGGTTACATCCTGCTCATCCTTGGCCGGTTTGCCCTGAAGGACCACGTCCTCAGCGACGCCATCCACCCCCACGATGCGGCATGGTTCCGCATGGACTGTGTTGTCGTCTCATGGATCTTCAACACCATCGCCCCTGACCTCCTCGACGTCGTCCACGAGCGTGACGGCATCACTGCTTGGGCGGCGTGGCTCAGCCTCGAGCAGCAATTCTTCAACAACCGTGAATCCCGCGCCATGCTCCTCGACGCCGAGTTCCGCACTCTCTGCCAGGGTGCTCTCTCGGTGGATGAATACTGTCGCAAGATGAAGAACATGGCGGACGCGCTCGCCGACCTTGGCGAACCCGTCCTGGACCGGACCCTGGTGTTAAATGTGCTGCGCGGCCTCAACGAACGCTTCCAGTTCATGTCGCAGCTCGTCACGAGGCAGAAGCCCTTCCCATCCTTCACCGACGTCCATGCTGACCTGAGGCTGGCCGAACTCAACATGGCGTCACCTTCAGCTCCGCCCTCGGCCCTCGTCACCGCGCCGTCCAGCAGGCCGCCTGCTCCGTCCCCTACCCCTCAGCGCCCTCCACAGCCTGCTGGGGGACAGCAGCTCGGCCACACCCCTGCTCCTTCACGCCATCCTCAGGCTGCTGGGGGCCAGCAGTCCGGCAACGGCAATAACCGCGGACGACGTCGCCGCGGTGGACGCGGCCAAGGCGGCGCCCAAGCCAGCACTCAAGCCGGCCCACCGAGTGGCCAACAGTGGCCATCCTTCTTCAACCCATGGACCGGGTCCATCCAGATGTGGCCCGGGTCCAACCTAGGCGGCTCTCGCGGTCCACCGCCCCATGtgcctccacctccaccgccacagcACGCTCTCATGGCCGGGGTGCCCCCGGGTTACTTCGCTCCTCCGCCGGTCCCCGGGGCATACTACCAGGCGCCCCAGCAGGCGCCCACCTCCACCTGGTAG
- the LOC136484436 gene encoding TATA-box-binding protein 1-like, with amino-acid sequence MASAAGTDPTWTRSGSGAWGGGGRAAAPAMNDAYEPGVDLSMHPSGFVPTLQNIVSTVNLDCQLDLQQIANSARNAEYNPKRFAAVIMRIRDPKTTALVFASGKLVCTGAKSEDHSKLAARKFARIVQKLGFPARFKDFKIQNIVGSCDVKFPIRLEGLALASGTFANYEPEIFPGLVYRMVEPKIVILVFVSGKIVLTGAKVREEIYTAFENIYPMLVQFRKRQPQSFFTRLICI; translated from the exons ATGGCTTCCGCGGCGGGCACGGATCCGACTTGGACGCGCAGCGGGAGCGGGGCGTGGGGCGGAGGAGGACGAGCGGCGGCGCCGGCGATGAACGACGCGTATGAGCCCGGGGTGGACCTCTCCATGCACCCGTCCGGCTTCGTCCCCACCCTCCA GAACATCGTATCAACAGTCAATTTGGACTGCCAGTTGGATCTGCAACAAATAGCCAACAGTGCTCGTAACGCAGAGTACAACCCAAAG CGTTTTGCTGCGGTTATCATGAGGATAAGGGATCCGAAGACAACAGCATTGGTATTTGCTTCAGGGAAGCTGGTTTGCACTGGAGCAAAGAGTGAAGACCATTCAAAGCTTGCTGCGAGGAAG TTTGCGCGCATTGTCCAAAAGCTCGGTTTCCCAGCTCGGTTCAAG GATTTCAAGATTCAGAATATAGTTGGGTCATGTGATGTCAAATTTCCTattcgtctggagggcctcgctTTGGCCAGTGGCACGTTTGCCAAT TATGAGCCAGAGATCTTCCCTGGACTGGTCTACCGTATGGTGGAGCCTAAGATCGTGATCCTCGTCTTCGTCTCTGGAAAGATCGTCCTCACTGGAGCCAAGGTGCGGGAAGAGATATACACCGCCTTCGAGAACATATACCCGATGCTCGTGCAGTTCAGGAAACGGCAGCCCCAGTCCTTTTTTACCCGTCTTATATGTATCTGA